From one Coffea eugenioides isolate CCC68of chromosome 11, Ceug_1.0, whole genome shotgun sequence genomic stretch:
- the LOC113751059 gene encoding microtubule-associated protein RP/EB family member 1C: protein MATNIGMMDSAYFVGRSEILTWINSTLHLNLTKVEEACTGAVQCQLMDAVHPGTVPMHKVNFDAKTEYEMIQNYKVLQDVFNKLKITKHIEVNKLIKGRPLDNLEFMQWMKRYCDTVNGGSINSYNALERRREASKGGKDTSKKSVPSQPSTKSAAPAAAKHAPHNARRSDAPHVNIASQAVKSSRPSSSGGSSVYSEAERTAYEQQITELKLSVDSLEKERDFYFAKLRDIEILCQCPEIENLPVVEAIKRILYATDDDASVVAEAQAMISQNQQQIEPLDTIPEEEEDLLKLETQKRKSFINVDVDAAANSTLSPRQRISDASDVHCSGSPLVTY, encoded by the exons ATGGCGACGAACATAGGGATGATGGACTCGGCTTACTTCGTCGGCAGATCGGAGATCTTAACTTGGATTAATTCCACGCTACATCTCAATCTCACCAAAGTCGAAGAG GCATGTACAGGTGCGGTCCAGTGCCAGCTGATGGACGCCGTTCATCCAGGAACTGTGCCGATGCACAAGGTCAATTTCGATGCCAAGACCGAGTATGAAATGATTCAGAACTACAAAGTCCTCCAGGACGTTTTCAACAAGCTCAAAATCACCAAG CACATTGAGGTTAATAAGCTGATCAAAGGAAGGCCTTTGGACAATTTGGAATTCATGCAGTGGATGAAGCGCTACTGTGACACTGTTAATGGAGGATCTATCAACAG TTACAATGCTCTTGAGAGGAGAAGAGAGGCCTCCAAGGGTGGAAAAGATACTAGCAAGAAATCTGTTCCATCACAGCCTTCAACTAAAAGTGCAGCTCCTGCTGCTGCCAAACATGCTCCTCACAATGCTCGAAGAAGTGATGCACCCCATGTCAATATTGCAAGTCAAGCTGTCAAGTCCTCTAGGCCTTCTTCAAGCGGAGGGTCTTCAGTCTATTCTGAAGCCGAACGAACTGCATATGAACAACAG ATAACAGAGTTGAAATTATCCGTGGATAGTCTTGAGAAGGAGAGGGACTTCTACTTCGCCAAGTTGAGGGACATTGAAATCTTGTGCCAGTGCCCTGAGATTGAGAACCTACCT GTGGTTGAGGCAATAAAGAGGATTCTATATGCTACAGATGATGATGCTTCAGTGGTTGCAGAAGCTCAAGCTATGATATCTCAGAACCAGCAGCAAATAGAACCATTGGATACCATACCTGAGGAGGAGGAAGACCTGCTGAAACTAGAAACTcaaaagaggaaaagtttcATCAATGTTGATGTGGATGCAGCTGCAAACAGTACCTTGTCCCCGAGGCAAAGGATTTCTGATGCTTCTGATGTCCATTGCAGTGGATCACCCCTGGTGACATATTGA